In one window of Drosophila mauritiana strain mau12 chromosome X, ASM438214v1, whole genome shotgun sequence DNA:
- the LOC117146815 gene encoding uncharacterized protein LOC117146815 isoform X3, with protein MSSTSSSVLTLSSFNLLFFTQVLTVLSSTIKYNEYATDKGGNVSIPCIAQGNIMWVKEHGNNSTIVQTGRVLVLRNVSTTDAGIYVCFASVPRPSTTATSATTSPQNQQEKETRPLEDEDGGHGESVSPTDDQPKEAEMEEEVEYLAHQRTKLIVRTVPGPVSQLYFKASTILGFLIWRFNKTQSGGYPVRSFTAEYRNVSYKTPPANASFEHAWSRMDPINIAFNVRQMEVYRLAPNTTYEFRIWANNELGSGEVVTTNVTTLPETKEEASRTADQSLVAKVMWAVLAIRMLGRMTMTMWPCHFRAPSSLASTIERLRRRVCICHRSTTAIKTRATTTSITISSGSSSTTTTTSGGRTTMMTTTTRRSTNPPWNGSSAKSPSSSPVPPSSVFETYLSTNTGHQGCCIAA; from the exons TGCTCACGGTACTCAGCTCGACGATCAAGTACAACGAATACGCGACGGACAAGGGCGGCAATGTGAGCATACCGTGCATAGCCCAGGGAAACATAATGTGGGTGAAAGAGCACGGCAACAACAGCACGATAGTTCAG ACTGGTCGTGTTCTCGTCCTGCGAAATGTGAGCACCACGGATGCGGGAATCTACGTATGCTTCGCATCGGTGCCACGCCCAtcgacaacagcaacatcagcaactaCCTCACCGCAAAATCAGCAGGAGAAAGAGACGAGGCCACTGGAGGATGAGGATGGTGGCCATGGGGAAAGCGTATCCCCCACGGATGACCAGCCGAAGGAAGCCGAAATGGAGGAGGAAGTGGAGTACCTCGCCCACCAGCGAACCAAGCTCATCGTTCGCACCGTTCCGGGTCCAGTGTCGCAGCTATACTTCAAGGCCTCCACCATACTGGGCTTCCTCATCTGGCGCTTCAATAAGACCCAATCCGGTGGCTATCCGGTGCGCAGCTTTACGGCGGAGTACCGTAACGTCTCCTACAAGACCCCGCCGGCGAATGCCAGTTTCGAGCACGCCTGGAGCAGGATGGATCCCATCAACATAGCCTTTAATGTG CGCCAAATGGAGGTCTATCGCCTGGCACCCAACACCACCTATGAGTTTCGGATATGGGCCAACAACGAACTGGGCAGCGGCGAGGTGGTCACCACCAATGTGACCACGCTGCCGGAGACCAAGGAGGAGG CGAGTCGGACGGCGGACCAGAGCCTGGTGGCCAAGGTCATGTGGGCGGTGCTGGCGATCAGGATGCTGGGgaggatgacgatgacgatgtgGCCATGCCATTTCCGCGCACCATCATCTTTGGCCAGCACCATCGAACGCCTCCGCCGCCGCGTTTGCATTTGCCACCGCAGCACCACCGCCATCAAAACCagagccaccaccaccagtatcaccatcagcagcggcagcagcagcaccaccaccaccacctccgGCGGCaggacgacgatgatgacgacgactACGAGGAGGAGCACGAACCCACCATGGAACGGTTCAAGCGCAAAGTCTCCGTCTTCTTCACCGGTCCCACCATCAAGCGTATTTGAGACGTATTTGAGTACAAACACTGGTCACCAAGGTTGTTGCATTGCGGCTTGA
- the LOC117146817 gene encoding vitellogenin-1: MNPMRVLSLLACLAVAALAKPNGRTDNSVNQALKPSQWLSGSQLEAIPALDDFTIERLENMNLERGAELLQQVYHLSQIHHNVEPNYVPSGIQVYVPKPNGDKTVAPLNEMIQRLKQKQNFGEDEVTIIVTGLPQTTETVKKATRKLVQAYMQRYNLQQQRQQGKNGNQDYQDQSNEQRKNQRTSSEEDSSEEVKNARTQSGDIIVIDLGSKLNTYERYAMLDIEKTGAKIGKWIVQMVNELDMPFDTIHLIGQNVAAHVAGAAAQEFTRLTGHKLRRVTGLDPSKIVAKSKNTLTGLARGDAEFVDAIHTSVYGMGTPIRSGDVDFYPNGPAAGVPGASNVVEAAMRATRYFAESVRPGNERSFPAVPANSLQQYKQNDGFGKRAYMGIDTAHDLEGDYILQVNPKSPFGRNAPAQKQSSYHGVHHAWNTNQDSKDYQ; this comes from the exons ATGAACCCCATGAGAGTGCTGAGCCTTCTGGCTTGCCTGGCGGTCGCCGCCTTGGCCAAGCCCAATGGCCGTACGGACAACTCCGTCAACCAGGCCCTGAAGCCGTCGCAGTGGCTCTCCGGATCCCAGCTGGAGGCCATTCCCGCCCTCGACGATTTCACCATTGAGCGTCTGGAGAACATGAACCTGGAGCGTGGCGCCGAGCTGCTGCAGCAAGTCT ACCACCTGTCGCAGATCCACCACAACGTTGAGCCCAACTATGTGCCCAGCGGCATCCAGGTCTATGTGCCCAAGCCCAATGGCGACAAGACCGTTGCTCCCCTGAACGAGATGATCCAGCGCctgaagcagaagcagaactTTGGCGAGGATGAGGTGACCATCATTGTGACCGGACTGCCCCAGACCACCGAGACCGTGAAGAAGGCGACCAGGAAGCTGGTTCAGGCCTACATGCAGCGCTACAATCTGCAACAGCAGCGCCAGCAGGGCAAGAACGGCAACCAGGACTACCAGGATCAGAGCAACGAGCAGAGGAAGAACCAGAGGACCAGCAGCGAGGAGGACTCCAGCGAGGAGGTTAAGAACGCAAGGACCCAGAGCGGCGACATCATTGTGATCGATTTGGGCTCCAAGCTGAACACCTATGAGCGTTATGCCATGCTCGACATTGAGAAGACCGGCGCCAAGATCGGCAAGTGGATCGTCCAGATGGTCAACGAGTTGGACATGCCCTTCGATACCATTCACCTGATTGGCCAGAACGTGGCTGCCCATGTTGCCGGTGCCGCTGCCCAGGAATTCACCCGTCTCACCGGACACAAGCTGCGCCGTGTCACCGGTCTGGATCCCTCCAAGATCGTGGCCAAGAGCAAGAACACCCTGACCGGTCTGGCTCGCGGTGATGCTGAATTCGTTGACGCCATCCACACCTCGGTCTACGGCATGGGCACCCCCATCCGTTCCGGCGATGTTGACTTCTATCCCAATGGACCTGCCGCCGGTGTTCCCGGAGCCAGCAACGTGGTGGAGGCCGCCATGCGTGCCACCCGCTACTTCGCCGAGTCCGTGCGTCCCGGAAACGAGAGGAGCTTCCCCGCCGTGCCCGCCAACTCCCTGCAGCAGTACAAGCAGAACGATGGATTCGGCAAGCGCGCCTACATGGGCATCGATACCGCTCACGATCTCGAGGGTGACTACATCCTGCAGGTGAACCCCAAGTCTCCTTTCGGCCGCAACGCTCCCGCCCAGAAGCAGAGCAGCTACCACGGTGTCCACCATGCGTGGAACACCAACCAGGACAGCAAGGACTACCAGTAA
- the LOC117146815 gene encoding uncharacterized protein LOC117146815 isoform X1, with the protein MSSTSSSVLTLSSFNLLFFTQVLTVLSSTIKYNEYATDKGGNVSIPCIAQGNIMWVKEHGNNSTIVQTGRVLVLRNVSTTDAGIYVCFASVPRPSTTATSATTSPQNQQEKETRPLEDEDGGHGESVSPTDDQPKEAEMEEEVEYLAHQRTKLIVRTVPGPVSQLYFKASTILGFLIWRFNKTQSGGYPVRSFTAEYRNVSYKTPPANASFEHAWSRMDPINIAFNVRQMEVYRLAPNTTYEFRIWANNELGSGEVVTTNVTTLPETKEEDLIRLIKPDLDNFDPRIWIVAVSIVLGTLVILAIGLCIVLSKECYQSAQMELQDGWDSIELIPNIILNPGFSESDGGPEPGGQGHVGGAGDQDAGEDDDDDVAMPFPRTIIFGQHHRTPPPPRLHLPPQHHRHQNQSHHHQYHHQQRQQQHHHHHLRRQDDDDDDDYEEEHEPTMERFKRKVSVFFTGPTIKRI; encoded by the exons TGCTCACGGTACTCAGCTCGACGATCAAGTACAACGAATACGCGACGGACAAGGGCGGCAATGTGAGCATACCGTGCATAGCCCAGGGAAACATAATGTGGGTGAAAGAGCACGGCAACAACAGCACGATAGTTCAG ACTGGTCGTGTTCTCGTCCTGCGAAATGTGAGCACCACGGATGCGGGAATCTACGTATGCTTCGCATCGGTGCCACGCCCAtcgacaacagcaacatcagcaactaCCTCACCGCAAAATCAGCAGGAGAAAGAGACGAGGCCACTGGAGGATGAGGATGGTGGCCATGGGGAAAGCGTATCCCCCACGGATGACCAGCCGAAGGAAGCCGAAATGGAGGAGGAAGTGGAGTACCTCGCCCACCAGCGAACCAAGCTCATCGTTCGCACCGTTCCGGGTCCAGTGTCGCAGCTATACTTCAAGGCCTCCACCATACTGGGCTTCCTCATCTGGCGCTTCAATAAGACCCAATCCGGTGGCTATCCGGTGCGCAGCTTTACGGCGGAGTACCGTAACGTCTCCTACAAGACCCCGCCGGCGAATGCCAGTTTCGAGCACGCCTGGAGCAGGATGGATCCCATCAACATAGCCTTTAATGTG CGCCAAATGGAGGTCTATCGCCTGGCACCCAACACCACCTATGAGTTTCGGATATGGGCCAACAACGAACTGGGCAGCGGCGAGGTGGTCACCACCAATGTGACCACGCTGCCGGAGACCAAGGAGGAGG ATCTTATACGCCTTATAAAACCCGACCTAGACAATTTCGATCCACGCATTTGGATAGTGGCCGTCAGCATAGTGCTCGGAACCCTTGTGATATTAGCGATCGGACTCTGCATTGTGCTCTCCAAGGAGTGCTATCAGTCGGCGCAAATGG AACTGCAAGATGGTTGGGACAGCATTGAGCTCATACCGAACATAATACTTAATCCCGGTTTCAGCGAGTCGGACGGCGGACCAGAGCCTGGTGGCCAAGGTCATGTGGGCGGTGCTGGCGATCAGGATGCTGGGgaggatgacgatgacgatgtgGCCATGCCATTTCCGCGCACCATCATCTTTGGCCAGCACCATCGAACGCCTCCGCCGCCGCGTTTGCATTTGCCACCGCAGCACCACCGCCATCAAAACCagagccaccaccaccagtatcaccatcagcagcggcagcagcagcaccaccaccaccacctccgGCGGCaggacgacgatgatgacgacgactACGAGGAGGAGCACGAACCCACCATGGAACGGTTCAAGCGCAAAGTCTCCGTCTTCTTCACCGGTCCCACCATCAAGCGTATTTGA
- the LOC117146815 gene encoding uncharacterized protein LOC117146815 isoform X2, translating into MSSTSSSVLTLSSFNLLFFTQVLTVLSSTIKYNEYATDKGGNVSIPCIAQGNIMWVKEHGNNSTIVQTGRVLVLRNVSTTDAGIYVCFASVPRPSTTATSATTSPQNQQEKETRPLEDEDGGHGESVSPTDDQPKEAEMEEEVEYLAHQRTKLIVRTVPGPVSQLYFKASTILGFLIWRFNKTQSGGYPVRSFTAEYRNVSYKTPPANASFEHAWSRMDPINIAFNVRQMEVYRLAPNTTYEFRIWANNELGSGEVVTTNVTTLPETKEEELQDGWDSIELIPNIILNPGFSESDGGPEPGGQGHVGGAGDQDAGEDDDDDVAMPFPRTIIFGQHHRTPPPPRLHLPPQHHRHQNQSHHHQYHHQQRQQQHHHHHLRRQDDDDDDDYEEEHEPTMERFKRKVSVFFTGPTIKRI; encoded by the exons TGCTCACGGTACTCAGCTCGACGATCAAGTACAACGAATACGCGACGGACAAGGGCGGCAATGTGAGCATACCGTGCATAGCCCAGGGAAACATAATGTGGGTGAAAGAGCACGGCAACAACAGCACGATAGTTCAG ACTGGTCGTGTTCTCGTCCTGCGAAATGTGAGCACCACGGATGCGGGAATCTACGTATGCTTCGCATCGGTGCCACGCCCAtcgacaacagcaacatcagcaactaCCTCACCGCAAAATCAGCAGGAGAAAGAGACGAGGCCACTGGAGGATGAGGATGGTGGCCATGGGGAAAGCGTATCCCCCACGGATGACCAGCCGAAGGAAGCCGAAATGGAGGAGGAAGTGGAGTACCTCGCCCACCAGCGAACCAAGCTCATCGTTCGCACCGTTCCGGGTCCAGTGTCGCAGCTATACTTCAAGGCCTCCACCATACTGGGCTTCCTCATCTGGCGCTTCAATAAGACCCAATCCGGTGGCTATCCGGTGCGCAGCTTTACGGCGGAGTACCGTAACGTCTCCTACAAGACCCCGCCGGCGAATGCCAGTTTCGAGCACGCCTGGAGCAGGATGGATCCCATCAACATAGCCTTTAATGTG CGCCAAATGGAGGTCTATCGCCTGGCACCCAACACCACCTATGAGTTTCGGATATGGGCCAACAACGAACTGGGCAGCGGCGAGGTGGTCACCACCAATGTGACCACGCTGCCGGAGACCAAGGAGGAGG AACTGCAAGATGGTTGGGACAGCATTGAGCTCATACCGAACATAATACTTAATCCCGGTTTCAGCGAGTCGGACGGCGGACCAGAGCCTGGTGGCCAAGGTCATGTGGGCGGTGCTGGCGATCAGGATGCTGGGgaggatgacgatgacgatgtgGCCATGCCATTTCCGCGCACCATCATCTTTGGCCAGCACCATCGAACGCCTCCGCCGCCGCGTTTGCATTTGCCACCGCAGCACCACCGCCATCAAAACCagagccaccaccaccagtatcaccatcagcagcggcagcagcagcaccaccaccaccacctccgGCGGCaggacgacgatgatgacgacgactACGAGGAGGAGCACGAACCCACCATGGAACGGTTCAAGCGCAAAGTCTCCGTCTTCTTCACCGGTCCCACCATCAAGCGTATTTGA
- the LOC117146815 gene encoding uncharacterized protein LOC117146815 isoform X4, which yields MSSTSSSVLTLSSFNLLFFTQVLTVLSSTIKYNEYATDKGGNVSIPCIAQGNIMWVKEHGNNSTIVQTGRVLVLRNVSTTDAGIYVCFASVPRPSTTATSATTSPQNQQEKETRPLEDEDGGHGESVSPTDDQPKEAEMEEEVEYLAHQRTKLIVRTVPGPVSQLYFKASTILGFLIWRFNKTQSGGYPVRSFTAEYRNVSYKTPPANASFEHAWSRMDPINIAFNVRQMEVYRLAPNTTYEFRIWANNELGSGEVVTTNVTTLPETKEEGRYSSLIPDDCH from the exons TGCTCACGGTACTCAGCTCGACGATCAAGTACAACGAATACGCGACGGACAAGGGCGGCAATGTGAGCATACCGTGCATAGCCCAGGGAAACATAATGTGGGTGAAAGAGCACGGCAACAACAGCACGATAGTTCAG ACTGGTCGTGTTCTCGTCCTGCGAAATGTGAGCACCACGGATGCGGGAATCTACGTATGCTTCGCATCGGTGCCACGCCCAtcgacaacagcaacatcagcaactaCCTCACCGCAAAATCAGCAGGAGAAAGAGACGAGGCCACTGGAGGATGAGGATGGTGGCCATGGGGAAAGCGTATCCCCCACGGATGACCAGCCGAAGGAAGCCGAAATGGAGGAGGAAGTGGAGTACCTCGCCCACCAGCGAACCAAGCTCATCGTTCGCACCGTTCCGGGTCCAGTGTCGCAGCTATACTTCAAGGCCTCCACCATACTGGGCTTCCTCATCTGGCGCTTCAATAAGACCCAATCCGGTGGCTATCCGGTGCGCAGCTTTACGGCGGAGTACCGTAACGTCTCCTACAAGACCCCGCCGGCGAATGCCAGTTTCGAGCACGCCTGGAGCAGGATGGATCCCATCAACATAGCCTTTAATGTG CGCCAAATGGAGGTCTATCGCCTGGCACCCAACACCACCTATGAGTTTCGGATATGGGCCAACAACGAACTGGGCAGCGGCGAGGTGGTCACCACCAATGTGACCACGCTGCCGGAGACCAAGGAGGAGG GCCGATACAGTTCATTGATTCCAGATGATTGCCATTGA
- the LOC117146816 gene encoding vitellogenin-2: protein MNPLRTLCVLASLLAVAMGNPQSGNRSGRRSNSLDNVEQPSNWVNPREVEELPNLREVSLKKLQEMSLEEGATLLDKLYHLSQFNHVFKPDYTPEPSQIKGYIVGERGQKIEFNLNTLVEKVKRQQKFGDDEVTIFIQGLPETNTQVQKATRKLVQAYQQRYNLQPYATNDYSNEEQSQRSSSEEQQTQRRKQNGEQDDTKTGDLIVIQLGNAIEDFEQYATLNIERLGEIIGNRLVELTNTVNVPQEIIHLIGSGPAAHVAGVAGRQFTRQTGHKLRRITALDPTKIYGKPEERLTGLARGDADFVDAIHTSAYGMGTSQRLANVDFFPNGPSTGVPGADNVVEAAMRATRYFAESVRPGNERNFPSVAASSYQEYKQNKGYGKRGYMGIATDFDLQGDYILQVNSKSPFGRSTPAQKQTGYHQVHQPWRQSTSNQGSRRQ from the exons ATGAATCCTCTGCGCACCCTTTGCGTTCTGGCCTCCCTTCTGGCGGTCGCCATGGGTAATCCCCAGTCTGGTAACCGTTCCGGTCGCCGATCCAACTCCCTGGACAATGTGGAGCAGCCCAGCAACTGGGTCAACCCACGGGAAGTCGAGGAGCTGCCCAACCTGAGGGAGGTTAGCCTGAAGAAGCTGCAGGAGATGAGCCTGGAGGAGGGCGCCACGCTGTTGGACAAGCTCT ACCATCTGTCCCAGTTCAACCATGTCTTCAAGCCCGATTACACCCCGGAACCCAGCCAGATCAAGGGCTACATCGTTGGCGAGCGCGGCCAGAAGATCGAGTTCAACCTGAACACTCTGGTTGAGAAGGTTAAGCGCCAGCAGAAATTCGGCGACGATGAGGTCACCATCTTCATCCAGGGCCTGCCCGAGACCAACACCCAAGTGCAGAAGGCTACCAGGAAGCTGGTGCAGGCCTACCAGCAGCGTTACAACCTCCAGCCCTATGCGACCAACGACTACTCCAACGAGGAGCAGAGCCAGAGGAGTTCCAGCGAGGAGCAGCAAACGCAGCGCAGGAAGCAGAACGGTGAGCAGGATGACACCAAGACCGGAGACCTGATTGTGATCCAGTTGGGCAATGCCATCGAGGACTTTGAGCAGTACGCCACCCTGAACATTGAGCGTCTGGGCGAGATCATTGGCAACCGTCTGGTTGAGCTGACCAACACCGTGAACGTGCCCCAGGAGATCATCCATCTGATTGGCTCTGGACCCGCTGCCCACGTTGCCGGAGTGGCTGGACGCCAGTTCACCCGCCAGACCGGACACAAGTTGCGCCGCATCACCGCCCTGGACCCCACTAAGATCTACGGCAAGCCCGAGGAGAGGCTGACCGGACTGGCCCGTGGTGATGCTGACTTCGTCGATGCCATCCACACCTCCGCCTACGGCATGGGTACCAGCCAGCGATTGGCCAACGTGGACTTCTTCCCCAACGGACCCTCGACCGGAGTGCCCGGAGCCGATAATGTCGTTGAGGCCGCCATGCGTGCCACCCGCTACTTCGCCGAGTCCGTGCGTCCTGGAAACGAGAGGAACTTCCCCTCCGTGGCCGCCAGCTCGTACCAGGAGTACAAGCAGAACAAGGGCTATGGCAAGCGCGGCTACATGGGCATCGCCACCGATTTCGATCTGCAGGGCGATTACATTCTGCAGGTGAACTCCAAGAGCCCCTTCGGCAGGAGCACTCCCGCCCAGAAACAGACCGGCTACCACCAGGTCCACCAGCCCTGGCGCCAGTCCACCTCCAACCAGGGTTCCCGCCGTCAGTAG